In Aedes albopictus strain Foshan chromosome 3, AalbF5, whole genome shotgun sequence, the genomic window cagcgtgggttatatgatttcttgtctaattttatgctggttgagcaaaagtttggataactttgttgttgtattatttatttcttgcaacttcaacaacacagttacccaaacttttgctcaaacagcatcaaattaggcaagaaatcatataacccacgctgtttgcaccatttcattgcagaaatggagaatcgatcatctcaccatacaaaaatccagctcactactttcaatctagtacttcactgattgcctcctatacgaaaagttgaacattggctactttttcaattgaaatagcatttgtacagtaatgtgtacagcataattttagttcagctataattaccattataaagcaacaattcagcatgcatgcttgtttgcggctggcgattgttagttgggaaacgTCTTAGAATCCCGGTTCAAGagtgcatgagaacttaaaacccacacatctcaagaagcaagattcGAACAATAGTAcatttaattattctgttcttgctcacttgtaataagcttaaaataagaagatcaaatgcgctggttttgttcacgaagagatttgtgccttcgaaatcgtgagtaggtgccaaagtcggccattgtggcgattctaacaagtctgtccttaaggtatGTACTGCAGATGTACAAGGTATCAGGCTtacatcaggctgatgcaacaagCGATgcggatgtggagcacgtccctataacttaccgacggaacagctgtgttgcggtccagaactctcagcatcaatAGAGGGATATTTcaagggtctggtacgtttggcataaggccgtttggcataatgccatttggcataaggacgtttggcataaaggacacttggcataaaggacatttggcataaaggacgtttggcataaaatgatttcagtaaaaAGTGACATACATACTTAACGTAAAAGAAGGATAAGTATACAAAAGAAGGATAATACATTATAATGCCATAACTTTTATGGATATAATATGCAGACAAGGATGATTTGCTAGAAAGAACCATTACCGGAATCTAAATTGCTTGTATCgatgaagaacagcctatatacaaaagaaggaacattccccttccgaaaaaaaaaacaaattcatggaagcaaaaggttatttcgaaaatatgagatccaatataatgcaccaacaacaagtttgccttctttcccttgaaggctgttctttaatttttctccagagggaaaatatatttcacatattctttatgccaaacgtcccttatgccaaacgtcctttatgccaaacgtcctttatgccaaatgtcctttatgccaaacgtccttatgccaaatgtccttatgccaaacggccttatgccaaacgtaccagacccattCAGGACCGAGTAATTTCAAGATTTATCTTATTCTAAAGTAGATAGAAGTCAATAAAACTCCTGTAAATAGTGTTCCGGATCACATCCTTTAACTTTTTATTCGACTTAACGTTTGTTTTTGTTTAAAACACTTTTTTCTCTTCAATAATAGACCTTGGGTTTATCACTTTTGTAATGTATtcgtcctaaaaaaaaaaacaagagcaaAATATATTATACATGTTTTTACCAATGCTCAGTCAATACCTGCCTTCAAACTGTCTTCATTGCGCTAGATGCCGTGCCCATGGCGTAGCTACTGGTGCTGCCGCGGGCTCCTCCACCCCCGCTGGAGGAAATTCGATCCAAAAATGGACAATGCGGCGCAGTTTCACCTACCCATTCGGGTTCCACTTCGGTGACCGTCCGAAGATATCGGCTCCCGGTTGCAACCTGTTCGGTGAATAGCACGTATCGGGGCCGAGCTCGCCCGCAGAGGACACTGGACGGATGGATCCGTGCGGGGGTTCGGCTGCTCAGGCAGAGATACGAGTTGTCCCGCTGCAGTTCGGCGATATTCAGGAACAGTCCGGTCAGAAGACATTTCACGACCGGGATGGGATCGTCCCCGCAGGAGCTCGGCTGAATACCTAACTTGCTGCAGATGTCCAACAGCTGGGTCCGGACGGATGCCGCGTGACTGAGATGGCGTTCCATGAGGAAATTGTCGCCGCACCACTTCCGTGGTTTGTCCTTGGATTTGAACTCTTCGAACACTTTGAGGAGGGTAAGGTGGTCGCCGCATTTGGAGTAGAACTTGGAATGGGCGGCCAGTTGCTGTTCTCGTCGTTGGCTGTTGTTCAAGAAGACGTTCTCCCCGGACAGCATGGCCACAATGGTGAGGATTTCGTTCAGGCAGCCAAAATCGGGGGCACTCAGGACGATTTTGGCGTATTTGGGTTCCAGGGGAAGTTTGGCCATTCTTCGGCCGAGGGGCGTTAGGGAAGGTGCCTTAGTGGTAAAGATTGCTCCAAGATTTTTCAGCTCCTGTACTGCGCTTTCGATGGCACTCGGGGGAGGTTTGTCCAGAAAGTCAAACTCTCGGCAGTCGATTCCCAGGGCCAACAGCTGGAGGGTGGATGCCGAAATGCTGCACCGTAGAATTTCCGGCGTGCTGTGCTCGCTCAAGGCTTCGAAGTCCTTCTTGGAATAGGTTCGGTAGCAGAATCCATCCTCCAGGCGACCGGCGCGTCCCGTACGTTGCCACGCCTGAGCTTTGGAAATCCAAGAGACCTTTAGTGTATCGATTCCGCTTGTGGGGTCATATGCCCGCTGCTTGGCCTTCCCACAATCGATGACATACTTGATTCCGCTGATGGTGAGCGAAGTTTCGGCAATATTTGTGGCCAGAATAACCTTCCTGGTGTTCGGAGGAGTCGACAAAAAGACATCCATTTGGGCCTGCTGGGACATTGCAGCGTACATGGGATGCACCCGCATTCGGAACTGTCCGTTCGTTTGCTGCTTGGCCAACCTCCTGACCAACGCAGTGGCAGCCTCAATCTCTTCCTGACCCGTCAGAAACACCAGAATGTCTCCACTTTCCTGTTCCTTCTCGTGGATCTGGAAAATCGTCGTTATGCACGCTTCCAGGTAATTGATGTTATCCATCGCTTGATACACCCGGACAACGTGATTCTTTCCCTTCAGGTACAACGTGGGACAATTCCCAAAGTACTTTGCAAAGTGATTCACGTTCATCGTTGCGGACATAATGATTATCTTCAGCGGATCCAGCATCTTCAACCGCCGCGTACTTTGAGCCTTCTTAACAATTCCAAACAGCACATCCGTCGCAATCGTCCTCTCGTGCGCTTCGTCCAGAATTACCACACTATAGTTCTTCAGCAGCTGATCCGACAGGGCTTCCCGCATCAGAGTTCCATCGGTCATAAATTTGATCTTGGTATTCGGCGACGTCACGTCTTCGAATCGCACCGAGTACCCGACGACATCTCCCACGTTCCCATTCTGTTCCATGGCCACCCGCTTCGCCACCGAAATGGCAGCCACTCGTCGCGGTTGCGTTATGGCGATTTTCCTCCCTCCATGAACGCCACCTTCGTACAGGAATTGCGGCAGCTGGGTGCTCTTGCCGGAACCGGTCTCACCGATCAAAATCACCGTTTGACACTCCCGCACCTTGTCCACAATCGTCTTCCGGATGTTGTAAATGGGCAAACTTTGCCGATGCTGCTGGATGATTGCCGCACTGGTTGGTGGCTGCCGGAAGGGCGACGTAGGCGGCGGTGGGCCATTGTTTTCCGCGCCCGCTTCCTTCGGATAGGCGCGTTTCATCGGAATCCACTGATTTTTGCACTTCGATCGCTGAAACCGTGCGTTTTTCCGGATCAAAAACACCGCGGAGGATTTTCGCGACGACGACGCGAGGACTGTTTTTCACGTTTTGATTTCACAAAGGGATGACCTTTTACCTTTTTGCAAACGTCATTTGACGTCAAGGGAGAGAGCTTGGACACGAACTGCGCGTGCGTGGCGCCACCGGGGAGCAAAAATGGGAAACTGCCCTTCCGAAGTGCAAACGGTAATAAAATTTCACACAGGTCCACAAAATACAGTCGGAACTCCTACAACGTGGTTTTTACGTTGCAGGAGAATCAAGAGCGAAAATGGCGCAACTAAATAAATATGGATGGTAGAGTAAACATAAATCCGCGAAgttgaatccgttgtatccaaaggAATCTGTAggagcatgacgtcacgaatccaactacagtagacgttcgataactgcaacatgtttacgtttcacttatcgaacaaaattcgataactgcaacgtcagacaggcgtcaaaaacccatcaattgacgttaaatgaacgcaaaattcattcgaccgttcatttgggctaacttggtgcaccgttttgacggatagcagtgcgataactgcaaatttgttgcacttactggacttgcagttaaaacgcATTGCagctaaaccgtttgcaccgaccgaacgtctattgTACGCCAATGCAAGcctatgggaaaattcctgaaggatttcctgggagaaatgtctgaaaacccttCTGGCATGTAAGTAAAAACTTATTTCTTCAAAGTAACAGTGActgtgaaaaaatcccagaatatattcctgaaagaatcgcaggacgaatttctgagaaaaaatcttgggtgaattcctgaaaaagattttctgaaatttttgaacgaacccctgaataatgttttgaaaagataccgagaggaatttctgaaggaatccctagatgaataccCAGGTAACGATTTGATGCTGTACTAACGTTTTACAACTATTTTAAACTTGATTTTTTAAAGCAGTCTTCATTTGAATAATAGCTGAGAACAAGAGGTACAATTCCTTATTCAGCTAATAaatatctaattttggtgattttttttcaatcttcagctgatttgaggttcattgaaaggctgattaaaggcctaatatgcgcttaattattaatcaatcaaatttatttattgtggtcaaaataaaaaaaaaaaacactttcgtaaatgcttatttttgaccatttgtgGTTTTCTATTTCAGGAAGAGAtatttcccaactaacaatcacatcattcacactgaaataaattttgttgtcgtttccaccgaatccatggtagaattaagaactgtaccaacaattttcaaccgaatgcaaaattctgttaattgtactgaaacattgtcattattaccatgcgtgtattactgttgactaaaaacattcttggttctactatttgggcattgtaatttcgaccatgtaggcacagccaaacagacgtaacacttgcgaaatttccatcgaccacgcttttaacgatcattttaaattttcatagttgaggctttcacaaccagaggcgcgcgcatcgtttttctatgtgtttgacatttcacactagcgccttctgttgacgatatggcacaacacagtgattcgtgcaacttctcCACCAGGtgttggtagtgtgaactgggcgatggatttccatgaaaatcgttcaaggtgttacgtctgtttgtctgtgatgtaggcttgaatgtt contains:
- the LOC109623292 gene encoding ATP-dependent RNA helicase DHX33; the encoded protein is MKRAYPKEAGAENNGPPPPTSPFRQPPTSAAIIQQHRQSLPIYNIRKTIVDKVRECQTVILIGETGSGKSTQLPQFLYEGGVHGGRKIAITQPRRVAAISVAKRVAMEQNGNVGDVVGYSVRFEDVTSPNTKIKFMTDGTLMREALSDQLLKNYSVVILDEAHERTIATDVLFGIVKKAQSTRRLKMLDPLKIIIMSATMNVNHFAKYFGNCPTLYLKGKNHVVRVYQAMDNINYLEACITTIFQIHEKEQESGDILVFLTGQEEIEAATALVRRLAKQQTNGQFRMRVHPMYAAMSQQAQMDVFLSTPPNTRKVILATNIAETSLTISGIKYVIDCGKAKQRAYDPTSGIDTLKVSWISKAQAWQRTGRAGRLEDGFCYRTYSKKDFEALSEHSTPEILRCSISASTLQLLALGIDCREFDFLDKPPPSAIESAVQELKNLGAIFTTKAPSLTPLGRRMAKLPLEPKYAKIVLSAPDFGCLNEILTIVAMLSGENVFLNNSQRREQQLAAHSKFYSKCGDHLTLLKVFEEFKSKDKPRKWCGDNFLMERHLSHAASVRTQLLDICSKLGIQPSSCGDDPIPVVKCLLTGLFLNIAELQRDNSYLCLSSRTPARIHPSSVLCGRARPRYVLFTEQVATGSRYLRTVTEVEPEWVGETAPHCPFLDRISSSGGGGARGSTSSYAMGTASSAMKTV